From the genome of Sphingobacterium kitahiroshimense, one region includes:
- a CDS encoding DUF4270 family protein, whose product MIRNFKRRSIQFLFSALLLIGISACNKDISLSLDNSRDESIGLVPIDTFQVNASTYLLDDVPTSGTGMILAGKISNTTTGSVLSTSYMRMAIDNIIAGSIPTAAKYDSITFVLKPNKYFYGDTTKTQTLSVHQLTQQITLKEVSTGSGTNELPYYVNGAAVYNNQKFTYEPTALGSLSFKPFVKKLDSIAIRLNDNLGNTLFSYIKDGHGNIASNDNFNEYFKGIALVAGNNNTAMIGFKDTVSMQVHYNYINDEGFKVSKSTSFNLGNKAYQFNNVEADRSGTAFNTLSVTNPELKSTTTNGDVFVEGSTGAVVKLTFPTLLDLVNDPTVAINKVELVIETENKYRNSFFIPPARVVLMIANAGGNPVSIITTPPFLQQQGQQDPTQYGILAGGDEFGGNAKYTFNMIEYVNNIKKDSYFNTSLFLSVPQSSLFATTDRLIIAKDANNKPRIKLNILYTKF is encoded by the coding sequence ATGATAAGAAATTTTAAGAGACGTAGTATTCAATTTTTATTCTCAGCGTTATTACTGATAGGCATTTCAGCTTGTAATAAAGATATTTCGCTCTCTTTAGACAATTCAAGAGATGAATCCATAGGATTAGTTCCTATCGATACCTTTCAGGTGAATGCATCTACTTATCTGTTAGATGATGTACCAACGTCTGGAACAGGAATGATTCTAGCCGGAAAAATTTCGAATACTACAACAGGATCTGTTCTTTCGACGTCTTATATGCGCATGGCTATCGATAACATTATAGCCGGTTCAATCCCAACAGCAGCAAAATACGACTCCATTACGTTTGTATTAAAGCCGAACAAATATTTCTACGGAGATACAACGAAAACACAAACATTATCTGTTCACCAATTAACGCAGCAGATTACATTAAAAGAAGTCAGTACGGGATCCGGTACAAATGAATTACCGTATTATGTCAATGGGGCAGCTGTTTATAATAATCAAAAATTCACTTACGAACCAACAGCTTTAGGGTCCTTGTCATTCAAACCTTTTGTCAAAAAATTAGATTCAATCGCAATCAGACTAAATGACAACTTAGGAAACACGCTATTTTCTTATATCAAAGATGGTCATGGAAATATTGCATCCAATGACAATTTCAATGAATACTTCAAAGGAATAGCACTTGTTGCTGGAAATAATAACACGGCAATGATCGGTTTTAAAGATACCGTGAGTATGCAGGTGCATTATAACTATATAAACGACGAAGGATTTAAAGTGAGTAAATCCACTTCATTTAATTTGGGTAACAAAGCCTATCAGTTTAATAATGTAGAAGCTGACCGTTCAGGTACAGCATTCAACACTTTAAGTGTTACAAATCCAGAATTGAAAAGCACCACGACGAACGGTGATGTATTTGTGGAAGGTAGCACAGGAGCAGTCGTTAAATTAACTTTTCCAACATTATTGGATTTAGTTAACGATCCAACTGTAGCGATCAATAAGGTCGAACTCGTTATAGAAACAGAAAACAAATATCGTAATTCATTTTTTATCCCGCCTGCTCGCGTCGTGCTGATGATCGCAAACGCTGGTGGAAATCCGGTAAGTATTATTACTACGCCTCCCTTCTTACAGCAACAAGGACAGCAGGATCCTACGCAATATGGGATTTTAGCAGGAGGTGATGAGTTCGGTGGAAATGCAAAATATACGTTTAATATGATCGAATATGTTAATAATATAAAAAAAGATAGCTACTTTAACACATCTTTATTCTTGAGTGTGCCGCAAAGTAGTTTATTCGCAACTACAGATCGACTTATTATTGCAAAGGATGCAAATAACAAACCAAGAATAAAATTAAACATCTTATATACTAAATTTTAA
- a CDS encoding sensor histidine kinase — MANKFKLLITLSVLTGIGMISILGIWLYGSYNNRLDLFLSSAERSMFNVVQDVYQAHSNDLKSDQGGALGKLRKELKAKYTDAEIDTLFKDFGSYYKQSKAGPSRGGMTMGSPYPHGKSGGEMMAPYLFSQIDVTPAMIDEINEKFASALEAKGVRAEYDVTTDIFPRDSLFAIRKEYRAKKLSWTRPILIDASDSRFLIVKFRQVWKNLLFDLGWQLGIAILLISIFIGSFLYLFKTIFRQNRLAEMQKAFVNNMTHELKTPVSTVMTAIEAIQLYGVKNDQVKMDRYLAISRRELDHLSDMIDRVLQLDVDERKGLKLDKSEIDLMLVLNNAADTFRINVSKEVKISVNSSVPTLRLHADESHLRNVVNNLLENAVKYSGDVVTITIDVCDHSDYIEFSVSDKGKGIALEYQKEIFGMFFRVPEGNLHPVKGFGIGLAYVRQVILQHGGKITVKSSPGKGSTFTIKIPK; from the coding sequence ATGGCAAATAAGTTTAAATTATTGATAACACTTTCGGTATTAACAGGTATCGGGATGATTAGTATCTTGGGTATATGGCTCTACGGAAGTTACAATAACCGGCTTGATCTGTTCCTTTCTTCAGCAGAGCGGAGTATGTTTAATGTTGTGCAAGATGTGTATCAAGCCCATAGCAATGATCTAAAAAGTGATCAGGGCGGGGCATTGGGGAAATTACGGAAAGAATTAAAAGCAAAGTATACAGATGCTGAAATTGATACGCTATTTAAAGATTTTGGATCCTATTATAAACAGTCAAAAGCCGGACCATCTCGAGGAGGAATGACGATGGGATCACCCTATCCGCACGGAAAGTCGGGAGGAGAAATGATGGCACCTTATTTATTTTCACAGATTGATGTCACTCCAGCGATGATCGACGAAATAAATGAAAAGTTTGCCTCTGCTTTAGAAGCTAAAGGAGTCCGCGCAGAATATGATGTTACGACCGATATTTTTCCAAGGGATAGTTTGTTTGCTATCCGTAAGGAGTATAGAGCAAAAAAGTTATCGTGGACAAGACCGATATTGATAGACGCTTCGGACAGTCGCTTTTTAATCGTCAAATTTAGGCAGGTATGGAAAAATCTCTTGTTTGATTTAGGATGGCAGCTGGGCATTGCTATACTTTTGATCAGTATTTTTATCGGTTCATTTCTTTATCTCTTTAAAACGATCTTTCGACAGAATCGATTAGCTGAGATGCAAAAGGCATTTGTGAATAATATGACGCATGAGCTGAAGACCCCTGTCTCTACTGTCATGACTGCTATCGAAGCGATTCAACTCTACGGGGTAAAAAATGATCAGGTGAAGATGGATCGTTATTTGGCCATTTCCCGACGTGAGCTTGATCACCTTTCGGATATGATTGATCGAGTTCTTCAATTGGATGTTGATGAACGAAAAGGTCTTAAACTTGACAAAAGCGAGATTGATCTGATGCTCGTTTTAAACAATGCGGCAGACACCTTTCGAATCAATGTTAGTAAGGAAGTGAAGATTTCAGTGAACAGTTCCGTTCCTACATTAAGGTTACATGCCGACGAATCACATCTGCGCAATGTTGTTAATAATTTATTAGAAAATGCTGTCAAGTATTCTGGAGATGTGGTTACTATCACTATTGATGTCTGTGACCATTCCGATTATATAGAGTTTAGTGTTTCCGACAAAGGAAAGGGCATCGCTTTGGAGTACCAGAAGGAGATTTTTGGTATGTTTTTTCGGGTTCCTGAAGGCAATCTACATCCAGTCAAAGGCTTTGGAATCGGCTTGGCGTATGTTCGTCAGGTAATACTGCAGCACGGAGGTAAAATTACAGTGAAAAGTAGTCCAGGTAAAGGTAGTACCTTTACTATTAAAATACCTAAATAA
- a CDS encoding response regulator transcription factor has product MIDILYVEDEASLALIVADSLEMNGFSVRHCHDGQEALRLFEKQKPDILLIDVMMPVMDGFTLATHIRALDSQVPIIFLTARVQTEDVVKGFHLGANDYVKKPFRIEELVVRIESLVKGSPKMQLSQNLMIGDYVLDSLRQTLSYKGDSIKLSYRESELLRSLYENRNQVIPREDIMKAYWSYDKYFSGRSLDVFISRIRKYLNQDPRIKITNIRGIGYMLSVE; this is encoded by the coding sequence ATGATTGATATCTTATATGTTGAAGATGAAGCGAGCCTGGCACTTATTGTTGCTGATAGTCTGGAGATGAACGGTTTTTCGGTAAGACATTGTCATGATGGGCAGGAGGCTCTTCGTTTATTTGAAAAGCAAAAGCCAGATATCTTGCTTATTGATGTGATGATGCCAGTGATGGATGGCTTTACGTTGGCTACACATATAAGAGCCTTAGACAGTCAGGTGCCGATTATTTTCCTTACTGCTCGTGTGCAGACAGAAGATGTTGTTAAAGGCTTTCACTTGGGGGCGAATGATTATGTAAAAAAACCTTTTCGTATTGAAGAGTTGGTCGTTCGTATCGAATCACTGGTTAAGGGCAGTCCTAAAATGCAGCTTAGTCAAAATCTCATGATCGGAGATTATGTCTTAGACAGCTTGAGACAGACACTTAGCTATAAAGGCGACAGTATTAAGTTATCTTACCGGGAAAGTGAATTGTTACGCAGCCTGTATGAAAATAGGAATCAGGTAATTCCTCGTGAAGATATCATGAAAGCCTACTGGAGTTATGATAAATATTTTTCTGGAAGAAGCTTAGATGTATTTATAAGCCGTATCCGAAAATATTTAAATCAGGATCCACGTATCAAAATTACCAATATACGGGGTATAGGTTATATGCTTTCTGTTGAGTAA
- a CDS encoding Kelch repeat-containing protein has protein sequence MNKKNWLLILLACVVTFSTYSCKSKDDDTTDEVTEWTKGSAFDGGARSGAVSFLINNIAYVATGLATEGQVSVPKKDIWAYNATSGTWSQKAEFPGSARYSAVAFSIGNNGYVGSGYDGANALSDFYKYDVSANTWTKIADLPADAARYGAVAFSIGGFGYVGTGSKGNDNNTNVKSFYKYDPTNNSWTPVESPLKSNRRYGFAFVINNVAYVGGGIDNSSYPEDFFKFDGTKWTPLNDLDRSDNSYTYNLTRSSASTFVLNNLAYVVGGRKNTTINTIWEYNPTTDVWNADNQGFQGQVRQDAVGFGIDNVGYITTGQNGSNKYYDTWKFVPVK, from the coding sequence ATGAACAAGAAAAATTGGCTACTAATATTATTAGCGTGCGTCGTTACTTTCTCTACTTACTCTTGTAAATCAAAGGATGATGATACTACAGATGAGGTAACAGAATGGACTAAAGGTTCTGCTTTCGATGGTGGCGCAAGAAGTGGGGCAGTATCTTTCTTAATTAACAATATCGCTTATGTAGCAACTGGTCTTGCTACAGAAGGTCAAGTATCTGTGCCTAAAAAAGATATTTGGGCATATAATGCAACCTCAGGAACTTGGTCTCAAAAGGCTGAATTCCCTGGCTCAGCTCGTTACTCAGCTGTTGCTTTTTCAATTGGAAACAATGGATATGTAGGGTCTGGTTATGATGGAGCAAATGCATTGTCAGATTTCTATAAATATGATGTTTCAGCTAACACTTGGACTAAAATTGCTGACCTACCTGCTGACGCAGCTCGTTATGGTGCAGTTGCTTTTTCAATTGGTGGTTTCGGTTATGTAGGTACTGGTTCTAAAGGGAACGATAATAATACTAACGTTAAATCATTCTACAAATACGATCCTACAAATAATTCATGGACTCCTGTAGAAAGCCCATTAAAATCGAACAGAAGATATGGATTTGCTTTTGTGATCAATAACGTCGCTTACGTAGGTGGTGGTATCGACAATAGCTCATACCCTGAAGATTTCTTTAAATTTGATGGTACCAAATGGACTCCATTAAATGATTTAGATCGTAGTGATAACTCTTACACATACAACTTAACACGTTCAAGCGCATCTACTTTTGTATTGAACAATCTAGCATATGTAGTAGGTGGTAGAAAAAACACGACAATCAACACGATCTGGGAATATAACCCAACAACTGATGTTTGGAATGCTGACAACCAAGGTTTCCAAGGTCAAGTTAGACAAGATGCTGTTGGATTTGGAATCGACAAT